The sequence below is a genomic window from Candidatus Eisenbacteria bacterium.
TCGATCGGGATCGTCCTCTCGCGGTTCAATCTCGAGATCGGCGAGCGGCTCCTGAACGGCGCCCGTCGCGCGCTGGGCGAGGCCGGCGTGAGTCCCGGGCGGATCGACGAGGTCCGGGTTCCGGGCGCCTTCGAGCTGCCGTGGACGGCGCGGGCGATGGCGCGCTCCGCGCGCTATGACGCGATCGTCTGTCTCGGCGCCGTCGTGCGCGGAGGCACGCCCCACTTCGACTTCGTGGCGGGCGAGGCGGCGCGAGGGATCGCGCGGGTCTCCGAGGAGACGGGCGTGCCCGTCCTCTTCGGCGTGCTCACGACCGACACGATGGAGCAGGCGATGGAACGTTCCGGAGGGCCGATGGGGAACCGCGGCGCGGACGCGGCGCTCGCGGCCGTCGAGATGGGCCGTCTCGCGCGCGCGTTCCGCGCGGAGTACGGACGGTGAACCGCCGGCGCGAGGCGCGCGAGATCGCGTTCCGGGCGGCCTACCAGGCCGACGTCACGGGCGATCCGATCGACCGCTGCCTCTCGGAGATCGTCGAGGACGTGGACCCGAGGCCCGACGTGCGCGAATTCGCGGCGGTCCTGGTGCGCACGCTCGACGAGCACCGGGGCGACATCGATGCCGCGGTGGAGCGGATCGCGAGGAACTGGTCCCTGACGCGCATGGCCGCGACGGACCGTTCCATCATCCGCCTCGCGGCCGCCGAGCTCCTCTACCATGCCGAGACGCCCACCCGGGTCGCGCTCGACGAGGCGATCGAGATCGCCAAGAAATACGGCATGGAGACATCGGGGTCCTTCGTGAACGGAATCCTTGACCGGATCGCCCACGAAGCGCGACCCTCCGTCGGATGATCACCGCCCTCATCTCGGACATCCACGGCAACCTCGAGGCGCTCGAGGCGGTCCTGGAGGAGCTCGAGCGCCGCCGCCCCGATCGGATCCTCTGCCTGGGCGACGTGGTGGGATACGGCGCGAGCCCGAACGAGTGCCTGAACCACGTGCGCGAGAAGTGCTCGCTCGTCCTCCTCGGCAACCACGACGCCGCCGCGAGCGGCGGGCCGGAGGCGGCGCGCTTCAACATCTACGCGCGCGTGGCCGCGGAGTGGACGTCGAAGACGCTGACCCGCGACAACCGCGAATACCTGCAACGGCTCCCGCTCACGGCGTCGCAGGGCTCGACCTTCCTCGTCCACGCGTCGCCCGCGTGTCCGCGCGACTGGGAGTACCTGCTCGACCGGTTCGACGCGGAGCCGCAGTTCCACTACTTCGAGGAGCCGGTCTGCTTCATCGGTCACACGCACCAGCCCGCGATCTACATGGCGGACCCGGGCGGGTGCAAATCGCTTCCGCTCTCCACCTCGTCGCTCGATCCGGCGCGCCGGTACATCGTGAACGTGGGGAGCGTGGGCCAGCCGCGCGATCACGATCCGCGCGCCTGCTTCGTGATCCACGACGAGGACGCCGGCGCGATCGAGTACGTGAGGATGGGCTACGACGTGGAGGGCGCGCAGGCCAGGATCCGCGCGGCCCAGCTTCCCGAAGTCCTCGCCGCGCGCCTCGCGACGGGAGAGTAGCCGGACGTGCGGGCCTCGACCGAAGCGCACTGGACCCGGTTCTGGCGCGAGCGGGCCGCGATCGACGACGTCTATCCGACCGCGGGACAGGTCGCCGAACGGATCCTCGACGAGGGTCCCGTCGAGGGCGCGCGGGTGCTCGAGGTGGGCGCGGGCTCGGGACGCGACAGCGTCACGCTCGCGGCGCGCGGCGCGACCGTCGTGCTCCTCGACTACTCCATGGCGTCGCTCGAGGTGGCGCGCGACGTCGCGCGCCGGAGCGGCGTGCGGCCGCTCCTCGTGCGGGCGGACGCGCTCCGGATGCCGTTCCGGGAGGGGACCTTCGACACCGTCTTCCACCAGGGCCTCCTCGAGCACTTCCGCGACCCGATGCCGCTCCTCCGCGAGAACGTGCGCGCGCTCAAGCCGGACGGGATCCTGGTCGTGGACGTCCCGCAGCGCTACCACCTGTACACCGCGATGAAGCGCGTGCTCATCGCGATGGGGAAGTGGTTCGCCGGCTGGGAGACGGAGTTCACGATCGGCCAGCTCACGGGGCTCATGGCGCGTGCCGGCGTGCGCGTCACGCGCCGCTACGGAGCCTTCATGGTGCCGGGCCTCGCGTACCGGTCGCTCCGGCTCGGGCTCCTCAAGCTCGGGCTCGCGAAGCTCCCGCTCGAGCCTCCACCGGTGCCGCTCTGGACGCCGCTCATGGCGCGGATCCGCGCCGCCTGGGAGCGCACGCCGCTCGCGTTCCACACGTACTTCGTGATCGGAGCGGTGGGCCGGAAGGGGACGGCTCCGGACGCGGGCGCGCGCCGCGATTGAACCTCCTCGCGTTCAACTGGAGAGACCCGCGCCATCCCGAAGCGGGCGGCGCGGAGCTCCACCTGTTCGAGATCCTCCGCCGCGCGGTGCGCGACGGCGACCGCGTGGTCTGGCTCTCCGAGCGGTACCCCGGCGCGCCGGACGAGGACCGGGTGGGGGGCATCCAAATCCACCGCGCCGGATCGTGGTACAATGCGAACCTCGCCCTCGGGGCTCTCTATCGCAAGCGGTTCCGGAGGGAGCGGTTTGACCTCGTTCTGGAAGACATCAACAAGGTTCCGTTCTTCAGCCCGCTCTACGCATCGGCTCCCGTGCTCGCCGTGGTTCCCCATCTCTTCGGAACGACGGCGTTTCACGAGGCGCCTCCGCTGGTCGCCGGCCTCGTCTGGGCCAGCGAGACCCTGATCCCGCTCGTGTACCGCCACACTCCGTTTCTCGCCATCTCGGAGAGCACCCGGGACGATCTCCACCGCCGCGGAATCGCGCGCGAGCGGGTCACGGTCGTGCGCTGCGGTCTGACGCAGGAGGAGTACGCGGTCACGGCGCCCCCCGAGGCCCGGTCCGAGCCCGTGATCGTGTTCCTCGGCCGCCTTCGCCGGTACAAGGGAGCGCAGCATCCCATCGCCGCGTTCCCGCGCGTCCTGAAGGCCGTGCCGGAAGCGCGGCTCCTCGTGGTCGGCGACGGTCCGTACCGCGGCGAGCTCGTGGAGCTCGCGCGGCGGCTCGGCGTCGCGGACCGCGTCGCCTTCCATGGCGCGGTCTCCCAGCGCGAGAAGGTCGAGGTGCTGAACCGCGCCCAGGTGGCCGTGAACACGTCGCCCAAGGAGGGATGGGGACTCACCGCCATCGAGGCCAACGCCTGCGGCCTTCCGGTCGTCGCGAGCCGGAGCCCGGGCCTGGTCGAGTCGGTGCGCGACGGCGAGACCGGGATCCTCGTGAAGCACGGGGACCACCGGGCGCTCGCGGACGCGCTGGTGCGTCTCCTCGTCGACCGGGAGCTCCGGGTCCGGCTCGCGTCCCAGGCGGTCCAGTGGGCGCGGACGTTCGACTGGGAGACCTGCTACCGCGAGAGCCGCGCCGTGATCGAGCGCGCGGCCGCCGCCCGTGGAGCCGCCGCGTGACCGCCGCGGCCTTCCAGTCGTTCGTCTCCCGGTACAAGGTTCCCCTGATCGCCGCGAAGATCCTCCTCAGCGTCGCGCTCTTCGCCTACGTCGTCGCCAAGGTGTCCCCGAAGGACATCTGGGCGACCGTGCGGCGCGCCGATCCCGAGCTCCTCCTCCTCTCCGCGGGACTCCTCTTCTTCTCGAACGTCGTGGGGAGCTGGCTCTGGGCGCGGCTCCTCCGCGCGATGGGCGTCCAGATCCCCTACCGGAAGGCGGCCTCGTACTACTTCGTCGGGCTCTTCTTCAACAACTTCCTTCCGTCGAACATCGGAGGCGACATCGCGCGGATCAGCGACGCCTCGAAGCACGCCACCCACGTGAGCCCGGTCTTCTCGGCCACGCTCATGGACCGGCTCATCGGGGTGCTCGCGATCGCCTTCGTCGCGGTGCTCGCGTCGTTCGCCGCGATCGACCGGGTCCACATGGTGGCCATCTACGTCACCATCTTCCTCGTCTTTCTGGTCTCGCTCGGGCTCTTCCTCAGCATCTTCAGCCGGAAGGTCCTGATGGCCTTCGAGTGGCCCTTCCGCGTCGTGGGCGCGCGCACGATCGAGCGGGCGATCGCGCGGCTCATGGACGACCTGCACGGATTCAAGAGCCAGGGCCAGGCGCTCGTGGTCGCGATCGCCGCGTCCACGCTCGTCCAGATCACGCGGATCCTCGTCCACTACACGGTCGGGCTCGCCCTCGGGGTGCGGGTCGCCATGGGGACCTACTTCCTCTTCGTGCCCGTGCTGGCCGCCCTCGTCTCCCTCCCGATCTCGATGAACGGCCTCGGGATCCGGGAAGGGGCGGGCGTGGTTCTATTCCAGATGGCCGGCATGACCAACGAACAGGCGTTCACGGTTCCGTTCCTGACCTACCTCCTCTCGGTGGCGATCAGCCTTCTCGGAGGGCTCATCTTCCTCTCCCGCACGCCCCGCCGGGCGATCCAGACGATGCGGGAGCGCCGCCGCGCCGCGCGGGAGGGGGACGACGTGGAGCGGGTCTCGGGGAGGACGGGATGAACCCTCGCGCCGGCCACCTCTTCTTCGCGCTCCTCGCGCTCGCGGTGCCGCTCGTCGCGTTCACGCTGACGACCACGCCCACGGTGCCGTTCTGGGATTCCGGGGAGTACATCGCCACGTCGTACATCCTCGGGCTCCCGCATCCGCCGGGGAATCCCGTCTACACGATGATCGGGCGGGTGGTCTCGCTGATCCCGATCGAGAGCGTCGCGTTCCGGGTGAACTGGATGAGCGCGCTGGCCTCGGCGCTCGCGTGCCTCTTCACGTTCCTCTTCACCGTGCGCGCGCTGCGCCGGACGTTCGCGCCGGAGTCCCCGACGATGACCGCGTGGCTCGCGTGCGAGCTGGGCGGGCTCGTGGCGGCGTTCTTCGTGGCGTTCGGCAAGTCGTTCTGGGACAGCGCCATCGAAGCCGAGGTCTACGCGCTCTCGTCCTGCCTCGGCGCGTTCATCGTCTGGCTCGGATTCAACTGGTGGGACCACCAGGGCGAGCCGGGGAACGACAAGCTCCTCCTCCTCATCATGTACATCGTCGGGATCTCGACGGGAGTGCACCTCGGGACCGTGCTGGTCTTCCTCCCGCTCGTCGTGCTCTTCGCGATGGTCAATCCGAAAGTCTTCCTGAGCTCCAAGTTCATCGCGCCGGCCGCCTTCCTCACGTTCGTGGTCGGGCTCCTGTACGTGAACGGCTCGCTGGAGCTCGGGATCCCGGGAGGCTTCTTCCTCTTCCTGCTCGGCGCGGCCGCGCTCCTCTCGTTCCTCATGTCTTCGTTCTTCCTGCGCAGGAACCTCATCGCGTGGTGGGTTCTCGTGTTCGTGATCGGCGCCAGCGTCCAGATCTTCCTCCTGATCCGGAGCCAGCAGATGCCCGCCATCAACGAGGGGGATCCCTCGACGATCGGCGCGTGGCTCGAGTATCTCGGGCGGAAGCAGTACGGACCCTCCAACCCGTTCGAGCGGCGGGCGGAGGTCTGGCAGCAGATCAACTTCATGTACCTCCGGTACGTGGGGCAGCAGTGGCCGCTGATCGAGCGAATCGGCGAGCTCGGCTCGTCCGCGTTCTGGGTGCGCCTCGTGAACTCGATCCCGTTCCTGCTCTTCTTCTGGGGCGCGTGGTGGAACTACCGCCGCGACCGGACCACGTTCTGGTTCTTCCTCGCGGCGAACGTCGTCATGGGCCCCGGGCTCATCTTCTACCTCAACTTCACGGACCACGAGGTGCGCGAGCGCGACTACTTCTTCACGAGCTCGTACCACTTCATGGCGGTCTGGATGGGCATGGGGGCGGCCGCGGTGTTCCAGGCGATCGCCCGGGTGATCCATCCGGCCTCGCTCCAGCCGGCGCGCGGGGCGGCTTCCGCGCCGGCGGCGCG
It includes:
- the ribH gene encoding 6,7-dimethyl-8-ribityllumazine synthase, with translation MRAARPGSGARRSVAGPREGRRLEGSEDGAGLSIGIVLSRFNLEIGERLLNGARRALGEAGVSPGRIDEVRVPGAFELPWTARAMARSARYDAIVCLGAVVRGGTPHFDFVAGEAARGIARVSEETGVPVLFGVLTTDTMEQAMERSGGPMGNRGADAALAAVEMGRLARAFRAEYGR
- the nusB gene encoding transcription antitermination factor NusB — translated: MNRRREAREIAFRAAYQADVTGDPIDRCLSEIVEDVDPRPDVREFAAVLVRTLDEHRGDIDAAVERIARNWSLTRMAATDRSIIRLAAAELLYHAETPTRVALDEAIEIAKKYGMETSGSFVNGILDRIAHEARPSVG
- a CDS encoding metallophosphoesterase family protein, coding for MITALISDIHGNLEALEAVLEELERRRPDRILCLGDVVGYGASPNECLNHVREKCSLVLLGNHDAAASGGPEAARFNIYARVAAEWTSKTLTRDNREYLQRLPLTASQGSTFLVHASPACPRDWEYLLDRFDAEPQFHYFEEPVCFIGHTHQPAIYMADPGGCKSLPLSTSSLDPARRYIVNVGSVGQPRDHDPRACFVIHDEDAGAIEYVRMGYDVEGAQARIRAAQLPEVLAARLATGE
- a CDS encoding class I SAM-dependent methyltransferase, with translation MRASTEAHWTRFWRERAAIDDVYPTAGQVAERILDEGPVEGARVLEVGAGSGRDSVTLAARGATVVLLDYSMASLEVARDVARRSGVRPLLVRADALRMPFREGTFDTVFHQGLLEHFRDPMPLLRENVRALKPDGILVVDVPQRYHLYTAMKRVLIAMGKWFAGWETEFTIGQLTGLMARAGVRVTRRYGAFMVPGLAYRSLRLGLLKLGLAKLPLEPPPVPLWTPLMARIRAAWERTPLAFHTYFVIGAVGRKGTAPDAGARRD
- a CDS encoding glycosyltransferase family 4 protein; this translates as MNLLAFNWRDPRHPEAGGAELHLFEILRRAVRDGDRVVWLSERYPGAPDEDRVGGIQIHRAGSWYNANLALGALYRKRFRRERFDLVLEDINKVPFFSPLYASAPVLAVVPHLFGTTAFHEAPPLVAGLVWASETLIPLVYRHTPFLAISESTRDDLHRRGIARERVTVVRCGLTQEEYAVTAPPEARSEPVIVFLGRLRRYKGAQHPIAAFPRVLKAVPEARLLVVGDGPYRGELVELARRLGVADRVAFHGAVSQREKVEVLNRAQVAVNTSPKEGWGLTAIEANACGLPVVASRSPGLVESVRDGETGILVKHGDHRALADALVRLLVDRELRVRLASQAVQWARTFDWETCYRESRAVIERAAAARGAAA
- a CDS encoding lysylphosphatidylglycerol synthase transmembrane domain-containing protein; this encodes MTAAAFQSFVSRYKVPLIAAKILLSVALFAYVVAKVSPKDIWATVRRADPELLLLSAGLLFFSNVVGSWLWARLLRAMGVQIPYRKAASYYFVGLFFNNFLPSNIGGDIARISDASKHATHVSPVFSATLMDRLIGVLAIAFVAVLASFAAIDRVHMVAIYVTIFLVFLVSLGLFLSIFSRKVLMAFEWPFRVVGARTIERAIARLMDDLHGFKSQGQALVVAIAASTLVQITRILVHYTVGLALGVRVAMGTYFLFVPVLAALVSLPISMNGLGIREGAGVVLFQMAGMTNEQAFTVPFLTYLLSVAISLLGGLIFLSRTPRRAIQTMRERRRAAREGDDVERVSGRTG
- a CDS encoding DUF2723 domain-containing protein, producing the protein MNPRAGHLFFALLALAVPLVAFTLTTTPTVPFWDSGEYIATSYILGLPHPPGNPVYTMIGRVVSLIPIESVAFRVNWMSALASALACLFTFLFTVRALRRTFAPESPTMTAWLACELGGLVAAFFVAFGKSFWDSAIEAEVYALSSCLGAFIVWLGFNWWDHQGEPGNDKLLLLIMYIVGISTGVHLGTVLVFLPLVVLFAMVNPKVFLSSKFIAPAAFLTFVVGLLYVNGSLELGIPGGFFLFLLGAAALLSFLMSSFFLRRNLIAWWVLVFVIGASVQIFLLIRSQQMPAINEGDPSTIGAWLEYLGRKQYGPSNPFERRAEVWQQINFMYLRYVGQQWPLIERIGELGSSAFWVRLVNSIPFLLFFWGAWWNYRRDRTTFWFFLAANVVMGPGLIFYLNFTDHEVRERDYFFTSSYHFMAVWMGMGAAAVFQAIARVIHPASLQPARGAASAPAARAAIAEPVGANPGGNGGLTPEPYTPLPSSTGVLAGLGLAALTLVGISLLPMKNGWFTHDRSGFYIAHNYAYNMLTPLEKDAIVFTNGDNDTFPLWYIQEVEGLRKDVRVVNLSLLNTPWYIKQLRDLEPKVPLSYTDDELAALTPYRDEQTGNIVWVKDLAVKNIVETNRWKRPLYLAVTVPDQMGLEKRLSLEGLVFRVNPQDAGRSVDVQRTMDNLYRVFRYEGLLDKNRNYDTAVYKDENAYRLVQNYTAAHVQVGYQLHMARRPQDAIRVLEDAAKISPDFPGLLEYLGRLYDESGRVADAERVYLEGSRRFPDAPEFPFHLGVIYYRTGRTEDGIVQLRRAVDMNQQYFDWFSALFTALWEQGRREEAVDVLRTWVRAHPEDRDGAAYLQEFEESLRVRPRAAPGARIPESR